In Clarias gariepinus isolate MV-2021 ecotype Netherlands chromosome 21, CGAR_prim_01v2, whole genome shotgun sequence, the sequence TAATCCCATATATGATACTGATTGCAGCAGATAGAGAATTTGCTGTACACAAGTATCTTAAGAGAAGTTCAAAATGTGCATAAAACAGTATTACCAGATAAGTTTCTAATCTATACACAAGCATACACAATACAACAAGAATCTTTGTACCCAATACCTTTAGACTCTACCCGTTCACAGTTGGGAGAGATGACGACACACTTGACTTTCCTGAGCTTCAGGTGTTTCAGCACCTCCCTAATACCCATGACCAGCCGTCTCTTCATCCTGGCCTTCATGGGATCTTTCTGGTAAAGTCGGTCCTGGAACCTTACCAGTTCCTTCAGCAGAGTGGTCACACACTCATCTACGTCCTTACTTAGCATCTGGCTGCAATAgctattaaaattaaacagattaaaaatatCAGGTAAGAAGTTTAAGTgttaattattactgtattttaattaacacGTTTCTGTTAAGCACAAATCTACTGGGTTTCATGCATTAACCTGACATTTGTAAAGAACTGTTTTTCCCCTTACTCTCTGAATTTCCTGCTATGGATTTTTGGACGACCAGGGCTGGAATTTAAATCCAGGTTTTTAGATGGTGTACTTGCATAAACAGAGTTCTTCATGTCTTCAGGTGAACCTGATCGATCAGCCTCCTCAGCATCACTTTGGTCACCTTTCAGCAAAATGAACCAATATGTCATCAGTGCTAAAGATGAGTTCAAATCTGatccaaatgtttattttagatacacacacacattacatgaGGAAAGTGTGAAAGACATGATTTACTTGTCAGGTTATGACACTTCTGTGCTGAACTGCTCTCAGAAAGATGGTCACTGGCTTGTGGCTCTTGATTGACTTCGCTAGTCATTCGTGCTGGATCTCTTTCTTCTAGCAAACggttctgttttctttcttctctctcctTTAAAATGACCTACTCAACAACCAGTGCATGCGATTCTTAATTGTGTGCTGCAGTATTTTAAAACAGGACCTTTAAACGCCTATGAATCACTTACTCTCTTAAGGGGTGAAGGCTTCTTAGCTTTAGGGATCTCTCGCTGTTTCCCCTTTTTCACTAAAGGGCAGGTGGAATCCAAAGGGTTGTGTGCTATTCTCTCTTGCtgctttgaattttttttttgaggtgttGTTTCCTTGTGGACAACTGGTAGGGCTCCTCCCACTGAATTGAGCACAGCGGCAACATGAAATTTTAAGCATaagaataaattattaaagggtaataaataattaattataaccTAGTGAAGCTAAATTATTCAAAAAGTGTACATCAGGAATTTCACCAGAGCTGTGAATCTCAAGTAGACTGTGGATTCAATTTGGTAACATTTTTGGGCACTGCGATTATCAATTTGATTCAACAGTACTAAAGTTCATGGTCTCATTAAGTTCAAgcagatatatttattttataggtGTGCAAGtaataaaaactgtttaaaatatttaacataacaCTAAAAACTATGGAACTTGTGTTGTTAATTGCTTAAATATCACATCCCAAACAAAGTAATGAGTTATTCCAGTGTGTGATGGTATTGCATCCACTCctaaactcaaaaaaaaaaaaaaaaagaagaagaagcagcgaTACTCGGGGGTTTGTATTTACTGATAAATGTCATTAGTAAATCACCTTGTCAATATTAGACCACTTACAATTTAGGTTtagcaatataaataaaaacctgaccTATTGATTCAGTTAACTAAAATTAAATTGCACAGCTCTAAATATCACAATTTCACTTCATAGTTATTGAAACAATTCTATTGCAACTATTGCCACGAGGGAGTGCAAACACCCTcgtaaattaactaaaaatgcTCTCATTACAGAAATACCTGAAAGGGTTACTGGTTTAACATCTTGTCTGGATTTCTGAGTCTGTTGTTTTTGCTCCAGAATCGTTAGCATGTTCCCAAGATCAAGCTGAACAAGTGCATGGCTCTTTTTTTGACTTGCTGGCTGGTGAtcagataaataaaatgataagtttttttttttattattattattattagattttagTTGACCATGTTTAGGTCTAGCCATGTTCTGAATAACCACAAGAACTAGATAATAAACATACTACAATAACTGAGTGCTGGGTTGTGATTGTTGTGGAAGAATCAAATAATTACATGGAATAAAGTCTATTCTCAGTAAAAGAAAACTTGGATGTCTTTAATCTACTAATTTCATTCTTCAACTACATGATATCACCTTACTCCCactgtaacatttttaaaaaaacccaGACTCATTTTTATATGAACTTAAGTTGTACTGAAATAGAAAAAGTGATAAATCCACATCCAACCTGTGCTTTCTTTGAAATTGCAGATCCTGACTTTCCATCAGTGgctttgcttttgtttaaattctCAGATTGCACAACTGAATGATCTTTCACAGGTATCCCAGTATTCTCCTGCGTAAAGAAGACAAAAAGTGACTTCCAAAAAAAGTGTTACATCAATATACagcggaaccttggattgctagtaacgcggtttgcgagtctTCCAAAagacgagtgtcacgtgatcacaactgagccaatgttttttctctcttgcgcgcgctgcagaattgtggataatcgtcttccctgctctgtcttagtgcgcgtctcttactggtataatcaacattcgtgcacgTGCGTaccgtttactataacattgtgccACAGGTGTGTGcaggttttgtgtttgtgtacagcacgcatgtcctgtttattataacacacctgtgcgcatgtgtaaagaaagtctcattagagaggttaaagatctattttctctctctctctctctctctctctctctctctctctatgccCCCCCCCTTTTAACTTACTcacaaactcactcactcactcctctacacagaaacactgctctgtcacgattcttttcaaaagtaaagtgcaggttcatttgttttatttttactttacagcagtgatttcctttactttagcttcacacacatacacagcgcctgttcgcacaaatggaaacacttatctgtcgatatttatatttacttttttaaaggtaaagtgcaggttaatttgttttatttttactttagattttgtattaattatttttatgtatttatttttttgggctgtggcacaaataatttgagtttccatcgtttcttatggaaaaattcgcTTTGGTGTGTTTTGAAATAGGAAATATTACCTTTTTTCCAGGATTTGACAAATGCCTCTGGCCTTTGCTTGGATTAACAAAAGCAAAAGAGAGATCTGGAAACTCCTCTTCATCCTAAAGACAAAATGATTTAGCCTTGACTCTGCACTTCTTTCTACTGTAATTTCAAGTACTGGTGTCTCTAACATATACacacgcaaaaaaaaatatgttaaatcaGAAAGCATGCAGTATTTCTTCTTGATAAAAGAATCTTAAATAGGTATTGTAATAAAATCTGTGTCGAAAATTATGATATGCTTTGGACATTTTTACTCGATATACATAGATCTGACAACTTATCAGacaactgaaataaatgtttgaaCTACAGGTAAAGAAAACTATGCAAAGTTTGCAAAGTAAGAAAAATCAAAACTTAGTGGAACCAGTAAGGGACATGAAAGTGATGGGCAAAGTTAATAGCTGAGGAACGTATATTTTGTATAGTTtggatttgtatattttttaaagcatgaaaCCCTAGattacacaaaattaaatacataagaTATTGATCAAATTACTCACCCCAAACTTGGGAGGCTCTTGTTCAATCACTATCTCTGTCTCTTCCTCTACATCCTCACAGACTGACTtggatttcttctttttcttcttttttttcttggcagATTGTCCAGCTTCTGTTTGACAAACATCATCCTTgatgtaaaagataaaaatttaatGATTACTATTTACTGTAATTGGAAACATTTCCTGTAGCGTCTACTATATATTTGCAGTGTGCACAAATGAAACGCatgaataagtgcattagtgtagcagaagattatatggagaaataaaggtcatttttattctcataattGTGTTTTGTGGATTCAAGTACCTTTTTGACTTAAACATCCCTTGAACAAAGtttattcatatattatttatggtgaataaatattaaaattaaaaaaataatttttttttttttaaatccccacCAGCATTACCTGTTGTTAGTTCCTGTGAAACAGTTTATGTAACATTTACCATCACCATACATCTCACtgaagaattaaaaataaaattctgttttcAGCATTTGCAAACCGACTAACAGGCACCTAACCTGAGAGGGTGGATCTTGTGTGGCAGGACTCTTCTGCACGACTTTAGGAGGCTGAGAGGCAATGCTGGCCCAGGATGTTGGTGATTCATAAGGGTTTGGTAACACAAGCTCAATATCTGCATCTACAGAAAGAAAATTATTGCACAAGTACTTCCATTTACGCACAACGGTAAAGAGTTACCAATAAAAACATCCATTCCACCTGCTGTGGCAGTTGATTTCTGGGGAGTATTTCTGGTTGAGGTGATGTAATGTACTGATTTCTTGGGAGTATTTTCGGGTGAGGTGACGTTATGTACTGATTTCTGTTTTGGTCCTGTATTTCCTGTCGTCTCCTAAAGAATATTGGTATGAAATCAGTTTTTATTCTGACCTTTTAAATGTAACCATATGTATATCGGAACATTAAGTCAGAGTGCTcctgcaaatattttttttttggcttccaTTGCACCTGAACAGTGGCTGCTGGTGAATCATGAAGAGCTGGTGATTTGACTGAGCTCCAGCACGACCAAGCTTCTGGACTTGAGACAGGCTTAGTGTCGCACAGCTCAGGAAAATCAGAGAGGTTTACTTCAAACGTGCAACTTTTTGTAACCTCTGACCTGGGTCTTGCTTCTGATTTTGGAGCAGATCTGGAACCTCtggaacctttaaaaaaaaaaaaaaaaaaaaagaagaagaagaaggtttgatctaaataaaacttattaaaattattaaaattatttactgtttatCAAAGACttcatttatttctaattaacCCGTGTTTAATTGATTACCTCTGCTAGCTGTGTCTAATGATCTtctgtttattcttttattttgcagCTCAGGTTTTTGCCTTGAGGGCTGAAACAAGAGACAAAAGTGTGGAAAAATCTTTAAAGATGATGcttacatcatatttttcataagCAAAAGCATGTACAATTACACCATTCTGAGCTGCATATTAAGTTGTGcactacatttactgtatacggAGTAAAGAAAAGCTACAAACAGACAAGGACCTTTCCTATGTGCTCTGATGTGTCTCCCTTTGGGGCAGTGTCAGTTTTGAGGCCCCTACTCCCTCCTGGATGCTGGAGCCTTTTGGGGACAAGTTCCTTTGGTCCACTGCAACCTTGACTATCTTTTATTTCTGTCCGCCGTCTTCTCTCAAACCAGTTCTCCGTAGAGGACTGACTCTGTCCATCTCTGAAACATAACCCATCAAATAGTCAGGAACTTAAATGATCCATTAtgccattaataaaaaataaaaaacatttgcagtATGACAAACGCACACACCTTCTCAAGGTTTCCTGCATTTTGACTTCAGTTTGAAGCATTGTGTTGGGGAAGTCAGAGCCCTGAATTTCTCTGATGCCCAAGCATTATGaggcttttaaagaaaaagatcagaagttattattagaaataacacacacacacacaaaatcaaacaTACTTGCTCATGAATGATTTACAGATTGAaagcattcttaaaaaaaaaaaaaaaaacaacaacacacacctcAATGGCAAGACAGGTGGGTCACATGACTACTAGCAGGTTGATATTAGAGCTGTTACAAAATATGACTTATTCATCTACGCATACAATTTATCAGAAAGTTTTACTACCTAACTCCTAacctaactttttttcttttacaagctATTTCATGGCTAACTATCATGGCAGCTGTTTGTCACAATTGTTCTGCTAAAGTCAGCTTAAACTGTGTGTATGAgtaggaaacacaaacacattagcTTCACTAGCTACCCAGCTAATCCAAGTCAAATTATAACCTCAGGACTGCGCCATCGCTTAGCGTGCAGCCAgctacatacatatatatacacacggtCAGACTTACACTCGTATTTAACAGGCTGAATTCTGACTTACAGATTTCCCTCCATTCTGCTGCTCGTTTATCTTAAATACCCTGTTACAACTATTTGTGTAGTCAGGTCAAACTTCACCAGACACAAATAACGCCATCTTTTAAACCCGTATTTTGAAAAGTTTAAATAGCGGAAGTGGCTTTTGCGAAATTTACACGCACTCGACAGTTGAatattaagtaataataataataataataataattgagaaattagaataatgtttaaaaattgatgtttaaataaataacaatcttaaataaattaatgaataaaaaactgCACAgggttttctaaaaaaaaaaatatgaaaaacgcaataaataaaaaaaactaataatgacaacattttttaaacaataggaaatatttaattttacacgtttaattttacattactTAACCGCAAAAGTACATCAAATTCTAAGGctgatatttaaaatacaaaagtacatttaaactaattttaagCGCTTGGGGCGGAGACATGGTCGCTCAGCTGTCGCTTAGCGCCTCTGGCGTTGGAgcgtattaaattaaattttctcTCTACCTCTACCTCTCTCAaggttggatttattttctacattctagaacaatactgtaaattttaacactatgaaatattacaaatgggattatgtaattaagtaacagcaGCACCAACaaaagtcattttaagacacaaaactcagctgttctggaatagttttggaaagtgcatttgtaaaacccatcaagcaccaggCTGAAACTGGATTTACTTAttaagaccatcccaggagagCAAGACCAAGACTTACCACTGCTGcagtggagaagttcatttatagttaccagcctcaaaaatcaccaattcaAAATACCTTTACAGAGGATAAGgggcaaaaaaatgtatacacactttaacctgaaaaataaatgcctCTCTTCTGACAGTCACATGATAACATCAACAATGGTGCAACTACTTCCATAATTAGAAGACCATAGTACGACACATTCCTGCCATAATTTAATTCTAGTTTTAAAAAGGGCATAGATTTGGGCCCAATATTTAATTTAGGTGCTGTGGATTCGCACTGGGTTATGAATTTCTGATAGAGAAGTTGACAGTTttaggttgccgctgttgggggcttgagcaaggcccttaaccccatcTGCTCCAAGGGCTCTGACTCCAGCCTACTAAcaaaagctgggatatgcaaagaataaagaatttcattgGGCATTACATAAAGtaattcatactgtatgtgatgaataaaggctgaacttgtttaacataacattacaaaagtCAACTCTCAATGCAGCAGCACATATACAACTATACACTCTTATGTTTATGTTGTAGTATATTTCACTTAAATTTTGTTGGGTGCTATATGAtattaaatgtgaaaaagatcTACGATGATTTGTCttgatttttatgtatatttgaCATAGAACCTGGAGTTTAAGcattgatgtgaaaaaaaattgcatttactTAACTGACTTATGTACTtacttgctttatttatttactttatcttACTCAGTTACATtactttttctcttctcttactTCCTTGTGAAATGTTTTGTAATATTTCTACAGCCTCCACCAGAGGGCGGCGTCAGTGTTATAAGGTCCTCGCAGCTgcttttcttcttctgtctGTCTAATGGAGCACTTTGTAAAGTTGCCATGTCTTGAGGAaacattaaattgtatttatgaaTGTCTGTGTCAAggcttcatattttttaaacaagaagaaatggCGTGTTAACAGGAAGTAGGTTATCGGATCTTTGGAAGCATCATAAACTTTCGGAAATTGAGACAGTCCTTGATTGTAACGttgaaaatatgttttaatgtgTGATATCTGGCAACCGTTGGCTTCCAGGCTCACTAACCCCTGTCGCGTGCTTTGCATGTggtttctcttttttatatttggaAGAAACATTTAGACTGATTATCAGAGGTTATTCGTGTTTTATTGTAACATTGTATTGAATTATAAGTGACTGCACTCAGGGTTAAGAAGCTGAATTTGCTAGCAGCGTAACAGCTGCTGATGTAACTGAAGGTAATCACTTGAACTTTGTTTTCCATCAATGCGTAAAGTCAAAGTCTGGAGCTTTGTGTCACACTTAACCAGCTTTCTGATGTCACTCATGAGGAGGATCATAACTAAACTAGTCAGCCCAGTGCTTATGGGTAATTCAGGATCTTCACATTGTGAGAAGATGTCCAGTGAAATAACAGCCAGCACAtccaggaggaaaaaaatggtATGTATTATTAATTGCCAGTGTTTGACAAATTACACAAATAAAttactattaaataaataatatttaaatgaattataaGTTTCTTGAGTACAAGTAGAGATACTCTAGGTAGTAAACATAGAAGTCATCGATTTACAATTCTACTTGATTAGTAGTAGATAAGAATTCTCcttcaaatttatttaagtatCGAATATACTGAGCTTGTATTAGCTTACAGTAGTCTTGAAGTCATAGTAAAAGTCTGTCTCTGCctagtactgtacatgattaCGAAATGCAATTCTACAGAATAGTCACTAGGTGGCGACTTCATTACTGCTTTaaacacagtacagtactaCACTGTGGTTATGTAATTAACACTATGTAGAAATGaagtgaagtaaaagtacattTATATTTGTAGGATGTAGGgaagtacaagtaaaaaaaatattaactaataaaaatgctcaagtaaaatacagatacattaaatattaaattaagtacAGTAATCACTATTATTGtactattatagctgaactgcctcccaccctacacactgtataaatgcagatcatttactgctttctgtttcacccaaatgaggatgggttccctgttgagtctggttcctctcaaggtttcttcctattaccatctcagggagtttttccttgccactgtcgccctcggcttgctcaccagggacaaactgaccattttgattcatacaaattcacatttcatacaaacttaaataattcttttgactgtgtaaagctgctttgcggcaatgaaaattgctaaaagcgctatacaaataaaattgaatttaatttaattgaagtaACAATTGTATCGTCCTTAGTTTGAGATCTGTTTTCTAAATTCATACTTAAGCACTACTGAGGTGTATCGATTCAATTGACAATACAGTTGTCACATTTCGATAGGCTTTAAACTAAATCTAAAGACAAACACGTATGATTGAACAGACTCCCGTTTCTACGATCTACAAACTAAAACAATCTACAATTCCACACTATCACCTTCAAAATGGCCCCCTTTTACATCAATACAGCACTCCCAGTGTTCCTGCTACTTCTGGAATATGTCCTGAAAGTCTTCTTTTCACTGGGCTGGATTTCTGCAGTGTTGTCAAAATGGCGACCCTGGAGCTAGATCTCTATTTTCGGGAAGAGGGTGAGGTCGATAAGAGCTAAAACAGGCAAGTAGGGTCGATGTGGAAGTGAGATTATGTTGAAACTCATGTGTAAGGAGAACTCAGTGACGGGATGCATTGTCGTCAGTAAGCATCCAATGTTTTGTGTGCCACAGCT encodes:
- the LOC128509826 gene encoding selenocysteine insertion sequence-binding protein 2-like, which gives rise to MLQTEVKMQETLRRDGQSQSSTENWFERRRRTEIKDSQGCSGPKELVPKRLQHPGGSRGLKTDTAPKGDTSEHIGKPSRQKPELQNKRINRRSLDTASRGSRGSRSAPKSEARPRSEVTKSCTFEVNLSDFPELCDTKPVSSPEAWSCWSSVKSPALHDSPAATVQETTGNTGPKQKSVHNVTSPENTPKKSVHYITSTRNTPQKSTATADADIELVLPNPYESPTSWASIASQPPKVVQKSPATQDPPSQDDVCQTEAGQSAKKKKKKKKKSKSVCEDVEEETEIVIEQEPPKFGDEEEFPDLSFAFVNPSKGQRHLSNPGKKENTGIPVKDHSVVQSENLNKSKATDGKSGSAISKKAQPASQKKSHALVQLDLGNMLTILEQKQQTQKSRQDVKPVTLSVGGALPVVHKETTPQKKNSKQQERIAHNPLDSTCPLVKKGKQREIPKAKKPSPLKRVILKEREERKQNRLLEERDPARMTSEVNQEPQASDHLSESSSAQKCHNLTSDQSDAEEADRSGSPEDMKNSVYASTPSKNLDLNSSPGRPKIHSRKFRDYCSQMLSKDVDECVTTLLKELVRFQDRLYQKDPMKARMKRRLVMGIREVLKHLKLRKVKCVVISPNCERVESKGGLDEALHTIIDACREQGVPFVFALSRKSLGRCVNKAVPVSLVGIFNYDGAQDHYHKMIELTSQARKAYEEMIANLDLETSPQKQPEEENEAQQHMEPALDTPEAEEPEYIKVWKKMLEKDYNHKFLPFEEKLASVTITTHSESELNDLGGS